Proteins encoded together in one Solanum lycopersicum chromosome 7, SLM_r2.1 window:
- the LOC101266346 gene encoding toMV susceptible protein tm-2-like, which produces MTVGSYFMKLCYRVIHVCPPELEDIGKQVAQKCQGLPLDLLVVAGHLSKIERTQESWKDVDKSVSKVVANESDKCLGVLAMSYNYLPNHLKPCFLYTGIFPEDSDVNVERLINLWVSEGFLWEELVGRDYLEDLVSRKLIMVRNRRFNGEWKTCGVHDLVRDLILREAEQEKFLLVTKDLSAKMHHVRRYSFHSNIHQNDLLESSSIDVTRTMHFFRGLGSKQVPLLACFKLLGVLSVVQYGFEDFPLVITKLVHLRYLQLRSCDDPHGYNSPTIHETVWQMKHLRHLKLRQSISLPKNPSNKLQNLEGLSCLRLSSCTFELFSAIPNLKMLILRGSQKECQGDQKMFKHLNSLTCLKRLEQ; this is translated from the exons ATGACAGTTGGAAGTTACTTCATGAAACTGTGTTACAGAGTAATACATGTTTGTCCTCCTGAACTAGAGGATATTGGGAAGCAAGTAGCACAAAAATGCCAAGGACTACCTTTAGATCTTCTAGTGGTCGCGGGGCATCTttctaaaattgaaagaacacAAGAAAGTTGGAAAGATGTTGACAAAAGTGTAAGTAAAGTTGTTGCTAATGAATCAGATAAATGTCTAGGGGTGCTTGCTATGAGTTACAATTACTTACCTAATCATCTTAAACCATGTTTCTTATATACGGGAATCTTTCCGGAAGATAGTGATGTTAACGTAGAGAGATTGATCAACTTATGGGTTTCTGAGGGTTTTCTATGGGAAGAATTAGTGGGAAGAGATTATTTGGAGGATCTTGTTAGCAGGAAGCTGATAATGGTTAGAAACAGGAGATTTAATGGTGAGTGGAAAACATGTGGTGTCCATGATCTAGTTCGCGATTTAATTTTAAGAGAAGCTGAGCAAGAGAAGTTTCTGCTGGTTACTAAAGATCTTTCTGCAAAGATGCATCATGTTCGTCGTTACAGTTTTCATTCAAACATTCATCAGAATGATTTGTTGGAGTCATCATCGATTGATGTCACCCGCACTATGCATTTCTTCCGTGGATTAGGTTCTAAACAAGTCCCTCTTTTGGCATGCTTCAAATTGCTAGGAGTGTTGTCAGTCGTTCAGTATGGATTTGAAGATTTTCCTCTTGTGATAACAAAATTAGTACATCTTAGATACCTTCAATTACGCAGTTGTGATGATCCTCACG GTTATAATTCTCCAACTATACATGAGACAGTTTGGCAAATGAAACATTTAAGGCATCTTAAGCTGAGGCAGTCAATTTCTCTCCCTAAAAATCCATCAAATAAGCTGCAAAACTTGGAAGGACTTTCCTGTCTAAGATTGTCTAGCTGTACTTTTGAATTGTTTTCCGCTATTCCAAATCTTAAGATGCTTATACTTCGTGGAAGTCAAAAGGAATGCCAGGGTGATCAGAAGATGTTTAAGCACCTAAACAGCCTTACCTGTTTAAAAAGACTCGAACAGTAG